The DNA segment TCCAGGCGCTTGCCGAGCCAGGTGACAAGATGCTCTTGCTGATCGGCACCGACTTCGACGGGATGGCGCTTTTCGCTGGCATAGACAAGAAATGCGGTCTTCGACTGGCCGGGCAGGCTGTCCGCTGTGGTTTGGATGGAGCCGGGCTCATTGATGAACCGCTCGCCATAGATACCGGCCGCAGCACCCGACATGAACAGCAGCAGCGATGCGGCGATGAGTGCGCTCCGGCGCCAGACCGTCGAGGGCGGTGGTGCTGTTCTCACCCTGCTCAACAAGCGGCTGTCGTTGTCGTCCGGCCGCGCATAGCCTGAGAATGCGGCTTGCAAGTTCGCCGCCTGTGCCTGCCACTGGCGCACCTCGGCTGCTTCCTGCGGATGGTCGCTCAGCCAGCGTTCCACCACCTGCCGGCGTTCCGCGTCGAGAAAGCCATCGACATAGGCGTGCAGATCTGCCTCGGTGACCGGTTTTTGATCGTCTGTCATTTCGGTCTCCGCAGGGTAACGATGTTGTTGTCGGCCAGATGCGCCATCATTTGCCGGCGGGCGCGCGAGAGGCGGGACATGACAGTGCCGATCGGGATCGCCAGCATGTCCGCGACATCCTGATAGCCATAGCCTTCGATGACGACCAGCATCAGGACGGAGCGGTGATCTGCGGTCAGCGCGTTCAGCGCATTCTGCAGCCGCGTCTTTTCCAGCGGGTCGCCTGAGACGTCGTCTGCGGTCAGCCCCAGCGTCTCGTTGAACTCGACCGAGGGATGCTGGGCGACGCGGCGGTGCCGGTCGCGGTAAAGATTGGTCATGATGGTAAAGGCCCAGGCGCGCAGGTTGACGCCGCGCCACTGGGAACGGCGCACCAGCACCTTCTCGACGCAATCCTGCAGCAGGTCTTCGCCGTCGCTGTCGGATTTGGCGAGGCTGCGGGAATAGCGCCGGAGCGACGGCACCAGGGACAGGATCTGGTTTTCGAACGTATCGGCGGAAGGGGGACTTGCCCCCTTCGCACCGGCATCTTGATCAGGGGCGTGCGGCATCCCAGACCTTTCCGACACCGTCGCCGGTGGCGTCGCCCGTTTTCGTGTCCTTGACGAAGAAGTAGAGCGGCATACCCTTGAGAGCCCATTGCTTCTTGCCTTCCTTGCGCTCGACCAGCGTATAGTCGCCGTCGGCTGCAGCGGAGCCTTCCGCAAGGTAAGGCGGCCAGTTGGTGGCGCATTTATCATAGCAGTAGGATTCGCCCTTTTCATCCATCTTGTAGGTGTAGAGCGTCATTCCGTTGTCTGCGGCAATGACCTTGCCCTTTCCGGTTTCCACCGTCTGGACGGCAGGGGCGGCGAAGGCGCAGGCGGCGGATATGAGGGAGAATGCTGTGACGAGCGGCAGGAATCGCATGGGATGTGTCCTCTCTGGAGTTTCTCGTTTAAACCGCTTCTTCAGCCGGTTCGAACGTAAGACACATCAGAGAGGCTTGTTATTCCCTCTTCAGCAAAACTTATCGTGGCGGCAGGGCTTTTGCGGCGACGAAGCGGGCAAGCGACGGTCCAATCGCCATGATCATCAGCAAACGGGCCGTCTGCAGCGCCATGACGAAGGGCACATCGACATTGCTGGAGGCCGCGATGATGGCGATCGAATCCATGCCGCCGGGGCTGGTGGCAAGATAGGCCGTCAGCGGATCAATGCCGGCGGCATGGACCAGGATATAGGCGAGCATCCCGGAAAAGCCGATCAGGACGAGAATGGAGATGACGGTCGGAACCAGCGCGCGCCGGGCATGTGCAAGGATCGGCCGGGTAAAGCCCAGCCCGATATTCCAGCCGAGCATGGCGTAGCTCAGCGCCAGCAGCCATTCGGGGATCTCGATGACCAAAAGACCGCTGACACTGAGCGCCGAGCCGAGCAGGAACGGCACCAGAAAGACGCCAGCCGGGATGCGCAGCCATTTGCCGAGACAGCCACCCACAAGCGCAAGCGCCAGGGTTTCAAGGAAGGGTACGAGGTGGATCGGCCCGAACCAGACAATCTCCGGTCCCGGTCCGTCGATCCCCGCCCAGTAGCGCGCAACGAGCGAGGCGGCAGCGGCGACGAAAACGACGCGCAGATATTGCATGAAGGCAACCAGCCGGACATCGGCGCCATAGGCATCGGCCATCACCAGCATCGAGGTGGCGGCCCCGGCAGAGGAACCCCAGATCGCTGTCGTGCCGGGCAGGATGTTGAGCTTGCTGATCACGAAACCGCTGAGCGTGCTCATGGCAATGACAGACAGGACGATGGCGAGGAATAGCGGCCAGTTTGAAAAAAAGGTGGTCAGAATGCCGGGACGGATGGTTTCGGCAATCATCGTGCCGATGAGAGCCTGGGCGCAGAGGAAAGCCGGCCGCGGCAGGCGGATGGTGCCGCCATTCATGCCGACGACGGCCCCCGCCACCATCGGCCCCATCAAAAGGGCAGCCGGAATGCCGGTCAGTTCCAGCGCGCCGGCAAGAACTGCGGAGATGAGGAGCAGAAACCCCCATTGCATGGGAACGGACCAGCGGCCGATGCCCGATGCCACGGGAGCGGACGGGTCTTCGGAAGGTTCAGGCGTCACGTGGGGCACTTTCAAATCGTCGAGGGGCGGCGCTTGGGAGGCGGGCTTGGGACCAGTCTTACCATGCGGTGTGGCATTGGGATATGCGCGCGGTGTGGCGCTTTCTTGCGGTATCTTGCACTCTTGAGCGAAAATGTGATGCGGACGGTGCGGCCGCGCGCCGCCGATCGATGCTGCAGACGCGACAGGCAGCCCCGAATCGGGCAATAGAACAAACATGGAATTCGCACCGCAACAGGATGAGGCCCTCAAGGCCGTTTCGCGCTGGTTGAAGGAAGGGCGTTCGCCGCTGTTCCGGCTGTTTGGCTATGCCGGTACCGGAAAAACGACGCTTGCCCGGCATTTTGCCGAGCATGTCGAGGGCGACGTGCTGTTTGCCGCCTTCACCGGCAAGGCTGCGCAGGTCCTGCGCTCCAAGGGCGCCAAGAACGCCCGCACCATCCATTCGCTGATCTACCGGCCGCGTGGCGAGGAGGAGGTTTCCGACGAGGAGACCGGCAAGACGTCGATCTCGCCGATGTTCTCGATCAACCGGCAGTCGCCCGTCGCCAAGGCAGCGCTGATCATCATCGACGAGTGCTCGATGGTCGATGAGGCGCTCGGCCGCGACCTGATGAGTTTCGGCACGCCGATCCTGGTGCTGGGTGATCCCGGCCAGCTGCCGCCGGTCTCGGGCGGGGGATACTTCACCAATGAGGAACCGGACTACCTGCTGACCGACATTCACCGGCAGGCGCGCGACAATCCGATTATCCAGCTGGCCATGCATGTGCGCGAGGGCAAGGAGATCATGCACGGCGACTATGGTTCGACCGCCCGGGTGATTTCCAAGAACGAGGTGACGCAGAGCCTGGTCCTGGATGCCGACCAGGTGCTGGTCGGCACCAACAAGACGCGCCGCCGCTACAATACGCGCCTGCGCGAACTGAAGGGCTTTACCACCGAATATCCGCAGTCGGGCGACAAGCTGGTTTGCCTGCGCAACGATCCGGCCAAGGGCCTGCTCAACGGCTCGCTCTGGCAGGTGATGACCTCGTCCAAGGAAACGGTCAAACCCGGCATCAATCTGATGATCCGTCCGGAAGACGACGACATGGACCGGGGTGCCGCCAAGATCAAGCTTCTGAAAACCGCTTTTGAAGATGTCGAGGGCGAAATTCCCTGGTCGACGCGCAAACGCTATGACGAGTTCGACTATGGCTATGCACTGACGGTGCACAAAGCCCAGGGCTCGCAGTGGAACGACGTCGTTCTGTTCGATGAGAGCTGGGCATTCCGCGATACCCGCGAGCGCTGGCTTTACACCGCGATCACCCGTGCAGCCGAAACGCTGACGATCGTACGCTAGAGCCTCGGACGGGGTTTTAGTCGGCGGACACAAATCCCATCAGTACGGCCTTGGCCACGGCCTGGAAGCGGTTATGGCCGTTGAACTTGCGGATGATGCCGGATTCCAGCGTCAGCACAGCGGTCATGTCCATATCCATCATCACGGCGATCCGGTTTGCCGGGTAGCCCTCGGCCATGAAGGCGAGGCACTTGGTCTCGATCGGTGAAAGATGGATGGGCGGGACGGCAACGCGCTCCGGATTGTCGCCGTCGCCAGCCGATTCCAAGAGTTCGCTGATCCGCTGCATCTGACGCCGCAGGATGGATTGCTGGGCTGCAAGTTCGCGCTTTCGCCCATTCAGGGCATGGTCGAATATCTCTGCCGCATGCGTTTGGCTGGATGCGGCGTCCAGGTCTGCCATCAGTTCCTGAATGGCTGAAATCGGCATATCGATCTCGCGGCAGGCATTGATGACGGCCATGCGGCGGATATCGTCCAGCCCGTAGACGCGCATCGGCCCCATTCGATCGGCTGAGAGCAGGCCTTTTTCCTCGTAGAAATGCAGGGTGCGGTGGGTGACGCCGAAGGCATCCGCCATATCGGCTATGCCGACATGATTGTCCGCGATCGTTCCCGGCAACGGGAGATGCGGAAGAAAACTGGACGGTTGACGGCTGCCTGCGTGGGAAGGATGGGTCTTTCCGTGTTCTGGCATGCTCTGATCGAACCCCGCTGGTTGACCTGCGGGAAAATTACCCTGGAGACAGCAGTCCAACTGTCGTCCTTGAGTTGCTCCCTGATGCCATGCACGCCATCCCGACGGGAAGGAAACTCGCAACCATCGTGCCTGCTTGATGAGCGACCCGGCTTTCTCCCACTTGCACAGACAGAATACACGTCACGCGCGTCTATGAATACCTAGTAACTTTAGGGATGAAATCTGAGGTTTTTCAGTGGTTTCCGTGGTCTCCTCCTGAAAAATACTATTTCTCAGCAGGATTTTTCACAGTTTTGCGCATCCGGCAGGAAACAGCTGCGCAGATCAGCGGATCAATGTCAAAGGCAGGGCGCCGGCATGGATCACGAATTTCAGCTTGCGCTGATGGTTGACCGACAGCTTTTCCTGGCAGGACTTGGCTTCCTGGAAGGCCTCGCGGGTCTGCTGATGGCGATAGACGTCGGTCAGCGCCATGCATTCCATCAACGGGCTGCCGGTCTGCTTTTCACGCGCATAGAGGAAGATATTGCCGTCCGAAGCCAGCACCTTGGCGGCCAGTGCCAGGCTCTCGTAGAGAATATCGGCTTCGCTGGACAGATGCGCGGCATCGATGAACTGGTCGTAGACGATATCGGACGAGACATCGTT comes from the Pararhizobium qamdonense genome and includes:
- a CDS encoding anti-sigma factor family protein — encoded protein: MTDDQKPVTEADLHAYVDGFLDAERRQVVERWLSDHPQEAAEVRQWQAQAANLQAAFSGYARPDDNDSRLLSRVRTAPPPSTVWRRSALIAASLLLFMSGAAAGIYGERFINEPGSIQTTADSLPGQSKTAFLVYASEKRHPVEVGADQQEHLVTWLGKRLDYKLVAPDLTSLGFSLVGGRLLPVNGKAGAMLMYQDTAGQRLTVLLGKNPENAETSFRFQSAGTLETFYWIDGSIGYAVTGEVSRAKLQEIAEECYRQFET
- a CDS encoding RNA polymerase sigma factor translates to MPHAPDQDAGAKGASPPSADTFENQILSLVPSLRRYSRSLAKSDSDGEDLLQDCVEKVLVRRSQWRGVNLRAWAFTIMTNLYRDRHRRVAQHPSVEFNETLGLTADDVSGDPLEKTRLQNALNALTADHRSVLMLVVIEGYGYQDVADMLAIPIGTVMSRLSRARRQMMAHLADNNIVTLRRPK
- a CDS encoding COG4315 family predicted lipoprotein; this encodes MRFLPLVTAFSLISAACAFAAPAVQTVETGKGKVIAADNGMTLYTYKMDEKGESYCYDKCATNWPPYLAEGSAAADGDYTLVERKEGKKQWALKGMPLYFFVKDTKTGDATGDGVGKVWDAARP
- a CDS encoding AbrB family transcriptional regulator, translating into MTPEPSEDPSAPVASGIGRWSVPMQWGFLLLISAVLAGALELTGIPAALLMGPMVAGAVVGMNGGTIRLPRPAFLCAQALIGTMIAETIRPGILTTFFSNWPLFLAIVLSVIAMSTLSGFVISKLNILPGTTAIWGSSAGAATSMLVMADAYGADVRLVAFMQYLRVVFVAAAASLVARYWAGIDGPGPEIVWFGPIHLVPFLETLALALVGGCLGKWLRIPAGVFLVPFLLGSALSVSGLLVIEIPEWLLALSYAMLGWNIGLGFTRPILAHARRALVPTVISILVLIGFSGMLAYILVHAAGIDPLTAYLATSPGGMDSIAIIAASSNVDVPFVMALQTARLLMIMAIGPSLARFVAAKALPPR
- a CDS encoding ATP-dependent DNA helicase, producing MEFAPQQDEALKAVSRWLKEGRSPLFRLFGYAGTGKTTLARHFAEHVEGDVLFAAFTGKAAQVLRSKGAKNARTIHSLIYRPRGEEEVSDEETGKTSISPMFSINRQSPVAKAALIIIDECSMVDEALGRDLMSFGTPILVLGDPGQLPPVSGGGYFTNEEPDYLLTDIHRQARDNPIIQLAMHVREGKEIMHGDYGSTARVISKNEVTQSLVLDADQVLVGTNKTRRRYNTRLRELKGFTTEYPQSGDKLVCLRNDPAKGLLNGSLWQVMTSSKETVKPGINLMIRPEDDDMDRGAAKIKLLKTAFEDVEGEIPWSTRKRYDEFDYGYALTVHKAQGSQWNDVVLFDESWAFRDTRERWLYTAITRAAETLTIVR
- a CDS encoding MerR family transcriptional regulator, with the protein product MPEHGKTHPSHAGSRQPSSFLPHLPLPGTIADNHVGIADMADAFGVTHRTLHFYEEKGLLSADRMGPMRVYGLDDIRRMAVINACREIDMPISAIQELMADLDAASSQTHAAEIFDHALNGRKRELAAQQSILRRQMQRISELLESAGDGDNPERVAVPPIHLSPIETKCLAFMAEGYPANRIAVMMDMDMTAVLTLESGIIRKFNGHNRFQAVAKAVLMGFVSAD